One region of Halomonas huangheensis genomic DNA includes:
- a CDS encoding LysR family transcriptional regulator → MNLNHLQSLIMLGEERHFVRAAEHLGISQSALSQQVQKIERELGFALFTRTQRQVLPTEAGRIFVEEAVRVLRQYEMAIATASSAAKGAIGRLRLGFVENAALHVLPRSVSRFRKQHPLVQLELTEMISSELGEAVREGMLDAALMRPLGVDDTLRHLTLLREPYHVALNSDHPLADREAIHFRDIVSEQMIIASGSKARYIRSVFQPLCERHNVELTIAQEVNQLHAIIGLVASGLGYTLLPSSATALHIEGVIYRPLADQDAPHAELMLVWLPSTTNPALKNFLAIARGLAHR, encoded by the coding sequence ATGAACCTCAACCATTTGCAGTCATTGATAATGCTTGGCGAAGAGCGGCACTTTGTGCGGGCAGCAGAGCATTTGGGGATCAGCCAATCAGCACTCAGCCAGCAAGTTCAGAAGATCGAGCGTGAGTTGGGGTTTGCGCTGTTCACTCGGACTCAGCGCCAGGTGTTGCCGACCGAAGCGGGACGCATCTTTGTCGAAGAAGCAGTCAGAGTGTTGCGCCAGTATGAGATGGCTATTGCCACCGCAAGTAGTGCAGCCAAGGGGGCCATCGGGCGGCTGCGGCTGGGGTTTGTCGAAAACGCGGCCCTGCACGTGCTGCCACGCTCGGTCTCTCGCTTTCGCAAACAGCATCCATTGGTGCAATTGGAACTGACCGAGATGATCTCCAGCGAGCTTGGCGAGGCCGTCCGTGAAGGCATGCTCGATGCCGCATTGATGCGGCCGCTGGGGGTTGATGACACCCTGCGTCACCTGACGCTGCTGCGCGAGCCCTACCATGTCGCCTTGAATAGCGACCACCCCTTGGCTGACCGTGAGGCCATCCATTTTCGCGACATCGTCAGTGAACAGATGATCATTGCTTCCGGCAGCAAGGCGCGCTACATCCGCTCAGTATTTCAGCCACTTTGTGAGCGCCACAACGTCGAATTGACCATCGCCCAGGAGGTCAATCAACTTCATGCCATTATTGGTCTGGTGGCCAGTGGCCTTGGCTACACACTACTTCCGAGCTCTGCCACCGCCTTGCACATAGAAGGAGTGATCTACCGACCATTGGCCGACCAGGATGCACCTCACGCCGAGTTGATGCTGGTATGGTTACCCAGCACCACCAACCCCGCGCTCAAGAACTTCCTCGCCATTGCTCGTGGGCTGGCACACAGATAG
- a CDS encoding Bug family tripartite tricarboxylate transporter substrate binding protein, giving the protein MSTSLLVGLLASLVSISSFAESNWPQKPIHLMVPYPPGGNVDLIGRTLSEPLSRALGQPVVVENRAGAGGTIASSEVARADADGYTLLIGDIATHGINPHVYGNLAYDPVEDFAPILQITSVPLVMGIGPKLGVTTFEEFMALAKSSPESIDYASAGNGTPQQLAFEYLKAKTGIEGLHIPYKGSAPARTALIAGEIGVFIDGTLVPSVKEGSVTALAVTGQERSAALPDVPTLMELGVDDYSFASWHGLFAPAGTPADVVETLNAAVNEVLADPEIQQRFAAVNIGLVGGTPEAFAEYVEQQSQQLGELVELAGATNH; this is encoded by the coding sequence ATGAGCACGTCTCTGTTGGTCGGACTGCTGGCGTCACTGGTATCGATTTCCAGTTTTGCAGAATCGAATTGGCCCCAGAAGCCCATTCACCTTATGGTCCCCTATCCTCCGGGCGGCAACGTTGATTTGATCGGACGCACCTTGAGCGAGCCGCTGAGTCGTGCGCTAGGGCAGCCGGTGGTGGTGGAGAATCGCGCCGGAGCCGGTGGCACCATTGCCAGTAGCGAAGTCGCCCGTGCCGACGCCGACGGTTACACCTTGTTGATCGGTGATATCGCGACCCACGGCATCAATCCACATGTCTACGGCAACCTGGCCTATGATCCTGTCGAAGATTTCGCGCCCATTCTACAGATCACTTCGGTGCCACTGGTGATGGGGATTGGCCCGAAGCTGGGTGTGACGACGTTCGAGGAATTCATGGCGCTGGCGAAGTCCTCTCCAGAGAGCATCGATTACGCTTCGGCTGGCAATGGCACGCCTCAACAACTGGCATTTGAATACCTCAAGGCCAAGACCGGTATCGAAGGGCTACACATTCCTTACAAGGGATCGGCTCCCGCACGCACGGCTCTGATTGCTGGTGAGATTGGCGTATTTATTGACGGCACCCTCGTGCCAAGCGTCAAGGAAGGCAGTGTCACCGCACTAGCCGTCACCGGGCAGGAGCGTTCTGCAGCGTTGCCCGATGTTCCCACTCTGATGGAACTGGGGGTGGATGATTACAGCTTTGCCTCCTGGCATGGGCTGTTCGCTCCGGCAGGTACGCCTGCTGATGTTGTCGAGACCCTCAATGCCGCCGTCAACGAGGTGCTGGCGGATCCTGAAATCCAGCAGCGTTTTGCGGCGGTCAATATTGGCCTGGTGGGGGGAACTCCCGAGGCGTTTGCCGAGTACGTTGAACAGCAATCGCAGCAACTGGGTGAGTTGGTAGAGCTGGCCGGTGCCACGAATCACTGA
- a CDS encoding sulfatase-like hydrolase/transferase, which translates to MSFNKPNVLFISVDQWPAQLLGCAGHSAIETPTLDRLAEVGTRFTNCYAETPICIPSRRSMMTGASSRLHGDREFQPDLPMPRHLPTLAQCFRDQGYQAYAVGKLHVYPPRDRIGFDDVWLSEEGRGQLGGPDDYEMFLADEGFVGQQFLHGMSNNEYEWRSWHLPEHTHVTSWTTRTAARMIKRRDPTRPGFWHVSYTPPHPPIVPLASYMERYTRREMPSPLVSDWSRDIEQLPYVLRAVREYWRSLPPIQHADMLRAFLALCTHIDHQIRILIGTLREEGLLDNTVLCFTGDHGDMLGDHGLYAKRLMYEGSAKVPMIMVDVRHGTRLEAGGVDQRLMGLQDIMPSLLELAGLPVPEGLDGISVLSEQRRNIFYGESLTGVRASRMVRDARYKLIWYPAGNHFQLFDLEEDPQETIDLVSDTRLEPVVARLKDALRERLYGSDLEWVEGDCLVGVEALAPERHDNRQLSGQRGLHYPELPKADPSVAVGSW; encoded by the coding sequence ATGTCTTTCAACAAGCCCAATGTACTTTTCATCTCTGTGGATCAATGGCCTGCCCAACTGCTGGGGTGTGCGGGGCACTCGGCCATCGAAACTCCGACGCTGGATCGCCTGGCCGAGGTCGGTACGCGCTTCACCAATTGCTATGCCGAGACACCAATCTGCATTCCTTCTCGACGCTCGATGATGACGGGGGCTAGCTCTCGGTTGCATGGTGATCGCGAGTTTCAGCCTGATCTGCCCATGCCTCGGCATCTACCGACGCTGGCTCAGTGTTTCCGCGACCAAGGCTACCAGGCTTATGCAGTAGGAAAACTGCATGTTTACCCTCCCCGAGACCGAATTGGCTTCGATGATGTCTGGCTATCCGAGGAAGGGCGAGGACAGCTCGGTGGTCCAGATGACTACGAGATGTTTCTGGCTGACGAAGGTTTTGTGGGGCAGCAGTTTCTACATGGAATGAGCAATAACGAGTACGAATGGCGCAGTTGGCATCTTCCCGAGCACACTCATGTGACGTCCTGGACAACACGAACTGCGGCTCGCATGATCAAACGCCGTGATCCCACGCGTCCCGGTTTCTGGCATGTTTCCTACACACCACCTCATCCGCCGATTGTGCCGCTGGCCTCCTATATGGAGCGCTATACCCGCCGGGAGATGCCGTCGCCATTGGTATCGGACTGGTCCAGAGATATCGAGCAACTGCCTTATGTCCTGAGAGCCGTGCGTGAGTATTGGCGCTCGCTGCCGCCAATTCAACACGCCGATATGCTGCGAGCCTTTCTAGCGCTGTGTACCCATATCGATCACCAGATTCGTATCTTGATAGGCACGCTCAGAGAGGAAGGTCTTCTGGACAACACCGTGCTGTGTTTTACCGGTGACCACGGAGACATGCTGGGAGATCACGGCCTTTACGCCAAGCGCTTGATGTATGAGGGATCTGCCAAGGTGCCGATGATCATGGTCGATGTTCGCCACGGTACGCGGCTGGAAGCGGGTGGTGTGGACCAGCGTTTGATGGGGCTCCAGGACATCATGCCGAGCCTGCTGGAACTGGCGGGTCTGCCGGTGCCTGAGGGACTTGACGGAATCAGTGTACTGAGCGAACAACGCAGGAATATCTTCTACGGCGAGTCGCTGACAGGAGTTCGTGCCAGTCGGATGGTGCGGGATGCGCGCTACAAATTGATCTGGTACCCCGCCGGCAATCACTTCCAGTTGTTCGACCTTGAAGAAGATCCGCAGGAGACCATCGATCTGGTGTCTGACACACGCCTCGAGCCGGTGGTAGCGAGATTGAAGGATGCGTTACGAGAACGACTCTATGGCAGTGATCTTGAATGGGTCGAGGGGGATTGTCTGGTTGGGGTGGAAGCACTAGCCCCTGAGCGCCACGATAATCGACAGCTGTCGGGGCAACGTGGCCTGCATTATCCCGAATTGCCGAAGGCCGACCCTTCGGTAGCGGTGGGCTCATGGTGA
- a CDS encoding tripartite tricarboxylate transporter TctB family protein yields MRSLAFLRLNPKDLASGLLMMVIGLLVMWEAAGYRLGSASQMGAGYYPMLLGVALVLLGIGILAVSRCSTTAKDDSAQRNPSQRIERGALRSTLLVPLSIALFAALLEPAGLIPACVVLVIVSSLAAPSFSVVRLIGLCVGVPVLVVLIFVVGLGLPFTLVGG; encoded by the coding sequence ATGCGTTCGCTTGCCTTTCTTCGCCTGAATCCCAAAGACCTTGCATCAGGGCTACTGATGATGGTGATCGGTCTGCTGGTGATGTGGGAAGCCGCTGGCTATCGGTTGGGTAGCGCCAGTCAGATGGGTGCTGGCTACTACCCGATGTTGCTGGGTGTGGCGCTGGTGCTGCTTGGCATCGGTATCCTCGCGGTTTCTCGGTGCTCTACCACGGCAAAGGACGATAGCGCCCAGCGCAATCCCAGCCAGCGTATCGAGCGTGGTGCGCTGCGTTCCACGTTGCTGGTGCCGTTGTCGATTGCCCTGTTTGCCGCCTTGCTGGAACCAGCGGGACTGATTCCTGCCTGTGTCGTGCTGGTTATTGTCAGCTCGCTGGCAGCACCCTCGTTCAGCGTTGTTCGTCTGATCGGGTTGTGTGTGGGTGTGCCTGTACTGGTGGTGCTCATCTTTGTGGTAGGGCTTGGGCTGCCGTTTACGCTGGTGGGAGGCTAG
- a CDS encoding tripartite tricarboxylate transporter permease, with translation MELLSNLAEGASVAFTWSALMYCFIGVSLGMVVGVLPGVGPLPAIAMLLPITFYIPQTEAIIMLAGIYYGGQYGGSTASILLNLPGTPAAAVTALEGYPLAQQGRAGVALFMTAIASFVGSFFGILLVGGFAPVLASFALEFGAAEYFSLMILALLGAAAIGGGTFLRSLSMVVLGLLLGIVGQDVTSGQFRFTFGLPYIADGLNIVAVAMGLFGVSEVMATAHRARSGKPQAFGLKSMLPEREDLARSWRSMARGTGIGAGCGILPGAGAAMASFMAYAVERRLSKTPERFGHGAMEGLTAPESANNATAQAAFIPTLTLGVPGDAVMAVMLGALMIHGINPGPGLISDHPDLFWGLVVSFLIGNAMLLVLNIPLIGLWTRLLQIPYAVLYPAILTLICIGVYSINSSTFDIFLVMFFGVVGYGLIRLGFPPAPLVLGFILSPMLEENFRRAMLLARGDWSTFLASPISATFLGLSMTIVMVALVVALRPRATSRCRHQGESRS, from the coding sequence ATGGAGCTACTCTCGAATCTTGCCGAAGGCGCATCCGTTGCCTTTACATGGAGTGCCCTGATGTACTGCTTCATTGGGGTATCGCTAGGCATGGTCGTAGGGGTGTTGCCTGGCGTCGGGCCTTTGCCCGCAATTGCCATGTTGTTGCCGATAACCTTCTACATCCCACAGACGGAAGCCATCATCATGTTGGCCGGTATCTACTACGGTGGGCAGTATGGCGGTTCGACAGCTTCGATTCTGCTTAACTTGCCTGGTACACCTGCCGCCGCTGTGACCGCGTTGGAAGGCTACCCCCTTGCGCAGCAGGGGCGAGCAGGAGTGGCGCTATTCATGACCGCTATCGCCTCGTTCGTTGGTAGTTTTTTCGGCATTCTGCTGGTCGGCGGCTTTGCGCCAGTCCTGGCATCTTTTGCGCTTGAGTTCGGCGCCGCCGAGTATTTTTCGCTGATGATCCTCGCATTACTTGGTGCAGCGGCTATCGGGGGAGGAACCTTCCTGCGTTCGCTTTCGATGGTGGTGCTGGGCTTGCTGTTGGGGATTGTTGGGCAGGACGTAACCTCCGGTCAGTTCCGTTTCACCTTCGGTCTTCCCTATATTGCTGATGGACTCAATATCGTTGCCGTTGCCATGGGGCTGTTTGGTGTTTCGGAGGTGATGGCCACCGCCCATCGCGCTCGTAGCGGTAAGCCACAGGCCTTTGGCTTGAAGAGCATGCTGCCGGAACGAGAGGATCTTGCTCGGAGCTGGCGCTCGATGGCACGGGGTACCGGCATTGGTGCAGGGTGTGGAATTCTGCCGGGGGCAGGGGCGGCCATGGCATCGTTTATGGCCTATGCGGTTGAGCGCCGTCTAAGCAAGACGCCTGAGCGATTTGGCCATGGAGCCATGGAGGGTCTTACTGCACCAGAGTCGGCCAATAATGCCACTGCCCAGGCGGCCTTTATTCCCACTCTGACCCTTGGTGTGCCAGGGGATGCGGTAATGGCTGTAATGCTCGGCGCCCTGATGATTCATGGCATCAACCCCGGCCCTGGACTGATCAGCGATCATCCCGACCTGTTCTGGGGGCTAGTGGTCAGTTTCCTGATCGGTAACGCTATGTTGCTGGTGTTGAATATTCCCTTGATCGGCCTGTGGACACGCCTCTTGCAGATTCCCTATGCGGTGCTCTACCCAGCGATTCTGACGCTGATCTGTATCGGTGTTTACAGCATCAACAGTTCCACTTTCGATATTTTCCTTGTCATGTTCTTTGGTGTGGTGGGCTATGGCCTGATTCGTCTGGGTTTTCCTCCAGCGCCTCTTGTACTTGGTTTTATTCTGAGCCCGATGCTCGAGGAGAACTTTCGCCGGGCAATGCTCCTGGCACGAGGTGACTGGAGCACTTTCCTTGCAAGCCCCATCAGCGCGACCTTTCTGGGACTTTCCATGACCATTGTCATGGTCGCTCTTGTTGTCGCCTTACGCCCGCGCGCGACTTCGAGATGCCGTCACCAGGGAGAGTCACGGTCCTGA
- a CDS encoding sugar nucleotide-binding protein has product MKLLILDAGHCLSLALARACSQRSDTELVIDASTRVERAKLESLKPDALIIPPLSRPFSVTPAAVTEHAEAVESCMEACKAAGIPLLWCVSDQLYEDGHPTPIDEHVIPAPRDDGLRRLVKTGDRIRAECPQHLIVRVGPMFALEGSHSWLGELLDTMISGDAVRVESDVTLCPTSADAVAMALIGMLQQQVCGANSWGSYHVAGVEPISAYTFVSTVRTQLETRLEGRGEKLALGEVKALSHHHDQPLRRVLNCRRVLEVFGVHQKPWRLELGRMLDSWCEARDAEGDHERESST; this is encoded by the coding sequence GTGAAGCTGCTGATTCTGGATGCCGGACATTGTCTGTCGCTGGCGCTGGCTCGCGCCTGCAGCCAACGCAGCGATACTGAACTGGTTATTGATGCCTCGACCAGGGTAGAGCGCGCGAAACTTGAGTCACTCAAGCCCGATGCCTTGATCATCCCCCCCTTGTCGCGCCCCTTCAGCGTGACACCAGCGGCGGTCACTGAGCATGCCGAGGCCGTAGAGTCCTGCATGGAGGCCTGCAAGGCCGCGGGGATTCCTCTGCTGTGGTGTGTTTCCGACCAACTTTATGAGGACGGTCATCCAACCCCTATTGATGAGCATGTGATTCCGGCCCCCCGTGATGATGGATTGCGCCGCCTGGTCAAGACCGGCGACCGCATTCGTGCGGAGTGTCCACAGCATCTGATTGTGCGTGTTGGCCCGATGTTCGCCCTCGAAGGCTCTCACTCCTGGCTGGGAGAGTTGCTCGATACCATGATTTCTGGCGATGCAGTGCGTGTCGAGTCGGATGTCACCCTATGTCCCACTTCCGCCGATGCCGTGGCCATGGCGCTGATCGGTATGCTGCAGCAGCAGGTCTGCGGTGCGAATTCCTGGGGGAGTTACCATGTGGCGGGCGTCGAGCCGATCAGTGCCTATACCTTTGTATCCACGGTTCGCACTCAGCTGGAAACACGCCTGGAAGGACGCGGCGAGAAGCTTGCTCTGGGCGAGGTCAAGGCACTGAGCCATCACCATGACCAGCCACTGCGCCGGGTTCTCAATTGTCGTCGGGTGCTGGAAGTATTCGGGGTACATCAGAAACCGTGGCGCCTCGAGCTGGGGCGGATGCTGGATAGTTGGTGCGAGGCCAGGGACGCTGAAGGAGATCATGAGCGGGAGAGCTCAACATGA
- a CDS encoding lysophospholipid acyltransferase family protein, which translates to MNLVRSIIFYIGYFAAMLVCGVLFLPPSPFVPLKSRYLLLNLYNHFIMAWFRIACGVRYEVSGRENLSGEPVVMLANHQSEWETVYLQLLKPPVCTVLKKELLNIPIFGWALRLLHPIALDRSKPARAMRQVLSQGGMRLKEGLTVLIFPEGTRVEPGKRRRYNKSGTVIACRAGVPVVPVAHNAGECWPGNSWIKRPGRISLVVGEPIATEGRTAEEVLVEVESWIEARLAEISTVPRPAPSQSAAPERLPD; encoded by the coding sequence ATGAACCTGGTACGCAGTATCATCTTCTATATCGGCTACTTTGCCGCAATGTTGGTGTGCGGAGTACTGTTTCTGCCGCCGTCTCCCTTTGTACCGTTGAAGTCGCGCTATCTGCTGCTCAATCTCTATAACCACTTCATCATGGCCTGGTTCCGTATTGCCTGTGGGGTACGCTATGAGGTCAGCGGGCGCGAGAACCTCAGCGGTGAGCCGGTGGTAATGCTGGCCAACCACCAGAGTGAGTGGGAAACGGTGTACCTGCAGCTACTCAAGCCGCCGGTTTGTACGGTGCTGAAGAAGGAGCTGTTGAATATTCCGATCTTTGGCTGGGCGCTGCGTCTGCTGCATCCAATTGCCCTGGACCGTTCGAAACCTGCACGAGCCATGCGCCAGGTGCTGTCGCAAGGGGGAATGCGACTCAAGGAAGGCCTGACAGTCTTGATCTTCCCGGAAGGGACCCGGGTAGAGCCGGGCAAGCGGCGTCGTTATAACAAGAGCGGCACCGTGATTGCCTGCCGAGCCGGTGTGCCAGTCGTACCGGTGGCACATAATGCGGGAGAATGCTGGCCGGGGAATAGTTGGATCAAGCGGCCCGGTCGTATCAGCCTGGTGGTGGGCGAGCCGATTGCCACCGAAGGGCGTACAGCTGAAGAAGTGCTTGTCGAAGTCGAGAGCTGGATCGAGGCACGCCTTGCGGAAATTTCTACAGTGCCGCGGCCCGCGCCGTCACAGAGTGCAGCGCCCGAGAGGCTTCCCGACTGA
- the fabB gene encoding beta-ketoacyl-ACP synthase I — MRRVVVTGLGIVSCLGNDRQQVLEALQNGRSGIRFKEEYADLGFRSHVAGVVDIDLDALIDRKLRRFMGDAAAYAYVSMAQAIEDSGLAPEQVSNERTGLIAGSGGASSANQVEAADVMRAKGLRRVGPYRVTRTMGSTVSACLATPFQIKGVNYSISSACATSAHCIGSAMEQIQLGKQDVVFAGGGEEEHWTLSCLFDAMGALSTSYNDAPASASRPYDTSRDGFVIAGGGGMLVLEELEHAKARGAKIYAEVVGYGATSDGKDMVAPSGEGAVRCMRQALSTVDGTVDYVNTHGTSTPVGDVAELKAIREVFGNSTPAMSSTKSLTGHSLGATGVQEAIYSLLMMENDFIAASANVHQLDEQADGFDIVTDRRDGVKLDRVLSNSFGFGGTNACLVLQRYEDK, encoded by the coding sequence ATGCGACGAGTGGTAGTCACTGGCCTGGGCATCGTATCCTGTCTTGGAAACGACCGGCAGCAGGTCCTCGAGGCACTCCAGAATGGCCGTTCCGGCATTCGTTTCAAGGAAGAGTATGCCGACCTGGGCTTTCGCAGCCATGTTGCTGGAGTCGTGGACATTGACCTGGATGCGCTGATTGACCGCAAACTGCGCCGCTTCATGGGCGATGCAGCAGCTTATGCCTATGTCTCCATGGCTCAGGCCATCGAAGATTCCGGCCTCGCGCCAGAACAGGTTTCCAACGAGCGTACCGGCTTGATCGCTGGGTCTGGTGGGGCTTCCAGCGCCAACCAGGTCGAAGCTGCGGATGTCATGCGTGCGAAAGGCCTGCGCCGTGTCGGGCCCTACCGTGTTACCCGCACCATGGGCAGCACGGTATCCGCCTGTCTGGCCACGCCGTTCCAGATCAAGGGCGTCAACTACTCCATCTCTTCCGCTTGTGCGACCTCAGCACACTGCATTGGCAGTGCCATGGAGCAGATTCAGCTTGGCAAGCAGGACGTCGTGTTTGCCGGTGGTGGCGAGGAAGAACACTGGACACTGTCCTGCCTGTTCGACGCCATGGGCGCTCTGTCGACCAGCTACAATGACGCGCCGGCGAGCGCCTCCCGCCCCTACGACACCAGCCGTGATGGCTTCGTCATTGCCGGTGGTGGTGGCATGCTGGTACTCGAAGAGCTGGAGCATGCCAAGGCACGCGGCGCGAAGATCTATGCCGAAGTTGTCGGCTATGGTGCTACGTCTGACGGTAAAGACATGGTGGCTCCCTCTGGTGAAGGTGCCGTACGCTGCATGCGCCAGGCACTGTCGACCGTCGATGGCACGGTCGACTACGTCAACACCCATGGCACTTCGACACCGGTAGGCGATGTTGCTGAACTCAAGGCGATTCGTGAGGTGTTCGGTAACTCGACGCCAGCGATGAGCTCCACCAAGTCACTGACCGGCCACTCTCTGGGTGCTACCGGCGTGCAGGAAGCCATCTACTCCCTGCTGATGATGGAAAATGACTTCATCGCAGCCTCGGCCAATGTCCATCAGCTCGATGAGCAGGCCGATGGCTTCGATATTGTCACCGACCGTCGTGATGGCGTGAAGCTTGATCGCGTACTATCCAACAGCTTCGGCTTTGGTGGTACCAACGCCTGCCTCGTATTGCAGCGGTACGAGGACAAGTAG
- the fabA gene encoding 3-hydroxyacyl-[acyl-carrier-protein] dehydratase FabA: MTKQHSFDRDQLLACSRGELFGPGNAQLPAPNMLMLDRIAGIYEEGGEYGKGELIAELDIRPDLWFFDCHFPGDPVMPGCLGLDAMWQLVGFYLGWLGHPGRGRALGCGEVKFSGQIMPEAQKVTYRINIKRVITRRLILGMADGTVSVDGRDIYQANDLRVGLFTSTANF, translated from the coding sequence GTGACCAAGCAACACTCTTTCGATCGTGATCAATTGCTGGCATGCAGCCGCGGTGAGCTGTTCGGCCCGGGCAATGCCCAACTGCCGGCCCCCAACATGCTGATGCTGGATCGTATTGCAGGCATCTACGAAGAGGGCGGCGAATATGGGAAGGGCGAGCTGATCGCCGAGCTCGATATCCGCCCTGATCTGTGGTTCTTCGACTGCCACTTCCCGGGCGACCCCGTGATGCCTGGCTGCCTCGGCCTTGATGCCATGTGGCAGTTGGTTGGCTTCTATCTCGGTTGGCTCGGCCATCCAGGACGTGGCCGCGCTCTCGGCTGTGGAGAGGTCAAGTTCAGTGGCCAGATCATGCCCGAAGCCCAGAAGGTCACGTACCGTATCAATATCAAGCGCGTCATCACTCGCCGCCTGATTCTAGGCATGGCGGACGGGACTGTTTCCGTCGATGGCCGCGACATCTATCAGGCCAACGATCTGCGCGTCGGCCTGTTCACCTCCACTGCGAACTTCTGA
- the phrB gene encoding deoxyribodipyrimidine photo-lyase, with amino-acid sequence MHLSLVWFRSDLRVNDNTALSVAASRGPVVGVFLGSRTQWRQHGHGPNKISFWLRGAAALGESLAKLNIPLLYRNTEHFDDAPETLLTLARELGAEALHFNREYPLNEWHRDEAVIEYFHRSGLKAHAHRDSVAFSPGELLTGKGDFYSVFTPFSRAWSRMVDASRLEVLDAPARQQTLEISSDPPPAVLGADAPETQASIERRWPAGEEEAANRLARFLEQRARRYAEDRDYPAIQGTSELSPYLSLGMISWRQCMQAVLTINQGHLRDGDAGLTAWVNELIWREFYQHVCWGFPKVCRGRAFQQHTEGLEWRDAPNDLAAWCEGRTGYPIVDAAMRQLTTTGWMHNRLRMVVAMFLSKHLLIDWRHGEAFFMEHLIDGDFAANNGGWQWAASTGTDAAPWFRIFNPTTQSQRFDAEGHFIAEWLPELAELPPRMRHSPSTDLVTDAEYPQPIIEHKTARQRALDAFKSLTRADN; translated from the coding sequence ATGCACCTGAGTCTGGTGTGGTTTCGCAGCGACCTGCGAGTCAACGACAACACTGCATTGAGCGTTGCAGCCAGTCGCGGCCCAGTCGTCGGCGTATTCCTGGGCAGTCGTACACAGTGGCGGCAACATGGCCACGGCCCCAACAAGATCAGCTTTTGGCTGCGCGGTGCCGCTGCGCTCGGCGAGTCGCTGGCAAAGCTCAATATTCCATTGCTGTATCGCAATACCGAGCATTTTGACGATGCGCCCGAGACACTACTCACGCTGGCTCGCGAATTGGGTGCCGAAGCCTTGCACTTCAACCGTGAGTACCCACTGAACGAATGGCATCGCGACGAAGCAGTGATTGAGTACTTTCATCGATCCGGCCTCAAGGCACATGCGCACCGCGATTCTGTCGCCTTTTCTCCCGGAGAGTTGCTCACCGGCAAGGGCGATTTCTACAGCGTCTTCACCCCTTTTTCCCGCGCATGGTCACGCATGGTCGATGCGTCACGGCTGGAAGTGCTTGACGCGCCAGCCCGCCAGCAGACGTTGGAAATATCCAGTGACCCGCCTCCCGCTGTCCTTGGGGCAGATGCCCCCGAGACCCAGGCCTCGATCGAACGGCGCTGGCCCGCGGGTGAAGAGGAAGCCGCCAACCGATTGGCGCGTTTTCTCGAGCAACGCGCTCGACGCTATGCCGAGGACCGCGATTACCCAGCCATCCAGGGTACCAGTGAACTATCGCCATACCTGAGCCTGGGCATGATTTCCTGGCGACAGTGCATGCAAGCCGTACTGACCATCAACCAGGGGCACCTTCGTGATGGTGATGCGGGCCTGACGGCCTGGGTCAACGAGCTGATCTGGCGAGAGTTCTATCAACACGTGTGCTGGGGCTTTCCGAAGGTCTGCCGAGGCCGAGCCTTTCAGCAGCATACCGAAGGACTTGAATGGCGAGACGCGCCGAACGATCTGGCAGCATGGTGTGAGGGCCGTACAGGCTACCCTATCGTCGATGCTGCCATGCGCCAGCTGACCACTACCGGCTGGATGCACAACCGCCTACGTATGGTAGTGGCCATGTTCCTTTCCAAGCACCTCTTGATCGACTGGCGCCATGGCGAAGCCTTCTTCATGGAGCACCTGATAGACGGCGACTTCGCTGCCAACAACGGTGGTTGGCAGTGGGCGGCGTCCACCGGCACCGATGCGGCTCCATGGTTTCGCATCTTCAACCCGACCACACAGTCACAGCGTTTTGATGCCGAAGGCCACTTCATTGCTGAATGGCTACCGGAACTCGCGGAACTACCACCCCGCATGCGGCACTCACCATCCACCGACCTGGTGACCGATGCTGAATATCCACAACCTATCATCGAGCACAAGACAGCGCGCCAGCGTGCGCTGGACGCCTTCAAATCCCTGACTCGCGCGGACAACTGA